The Vitis vinifera cultivar Pinot Noir 40024 chromosome 12, ASM3070453v1 genome has a segment encoding these proteins:
- the LOC100253888 gene encoding sodium/calcium exchanger NCL1, producing MAKKHALFLLAFLFLMMLINGGKGQGVADNSAYGLVSDGVGEVQQSAFIVFKNWASSDSCDQTYGFLPCTTTVLGNIFLILVYGYLMFIAAKFLSDGSEILLGILGPGIIGGLFLPVLSAFPDAVIILASGLSGSKETAQSQVSIGMGLLAGSTVMLLTILWGSCIIVGKCDIENSVATDLKDTRGFSLTGSGVSTDIWASYAARIMVISVIPFIIVQISQVLHTTSQARLTVLISLIVSLSLLLSYCLYQVFQPRIQKRRLAYAKHKHLMSGILKHLKSHILGRLFTNNGEPNTEAIKKLFETIDVNSNGYLSVTDIRALIIGIQFDAADLDIDETVKSVMKDFDTTGDSQIDMNEFVRGMSRWLTKAKRSAIHAGSDGSNSLSTRYINDFNLRTREEQDKLEDQNEEEEVESIKNPKWNASKAVAMLLLGTVVAAIFADPLVDAVDNFSTATSIPSFFVSFVVLPFASSSEAVSAMIFASRKKLRTASLTFSEIYGSVTMGNILSLSVFLGLIYFRQLTWDFASEVLIILIVCILMGVFAGTRTTFPLWTSLMAFLLYPLSLVLVYVLDNYLGWS from the exons ATGGCAAAGAAGCATGCTCTCTTTCTTCTAGCCTTTCTCTTTCTCATGATGCTGATCAATGGCGGAAAGGGTCAGGGGGTCGCAGATAACTCTGCCTATGGTCTGGTCTCTGATGGAGTTGGAGAGGTTCAGCAATCagcatttattgtttttaagaattggGCTTCATCAGATAGCTGTGACCAGACATATGGATTCCTGCCATGCACGACCACTGTGCTGGGAAACATCTTCCTAATCCTTGTGTATGGTTACTTGATGTTTATTGCAGCCAAGTTTTTGTCTGATGGAAGTGAGATTCTGCTGGGAATTCTTGGTCCTGGAATTATTGGTGGGCTTTTCCTGCCTGTGCTCAGTGCTTTTCCTGATGCTGTTATCATCCTTG CATCTGGGCTATCTGGAAGCAAAGAAACAGCTCAAAGTCAGGTCTCAATTGGTATGGGCTTGCTAGCTGGATCAACTGTTATGCTTCTGACAATACTATGGGGATCTTGCATCATAGTTGGCAAGTGTGACATTGAAAATTCAGTGGCTACTGATTTGAAAGACACCAGAGGATTCAGCTTAACTG GTTCAGGCGTTAGTACTGATATCTGGGCCAGCTATGCGGCTCGGATCATGGTTATATCTGTTATTCCATTCATTATAGTCCAAATATCACAAGTTCTCCATACAACTTCGCAAGCTCGATTAACAGTCTTGATTTCACTCATTGTCTCTCTTTCTTTATTGCTTTCATATTGCCTTTATCAG GTCTTTCAGCCTAGGATTCAGAAGAGAAGACTTGCATATGCAAAGCATAAACATCTAATGTCGggaattttaaaacatttgaaGTCCCATATCCTGGGAAGGCTCTTCACTAATAACGGTGAACCTAATACAGAAGCCATAAAAAA GTTATTTGAGACAATTGATGTAAATTCGAATGGGTACCTCTCTGTTACTGATATAAGAGCCCTGATAATAGGGATCCAGTTTGATGCAGCGGATTTGGATATTGATGAAACTGTGAAAAGTGTAATGAAAGATTTTGATACAACGGGGGATTCCCAAATTGATATGAATGAGTTTGTCAGAGGAATGTCAAGATGGCTTACTAAGGCTAAGCGTTCAGCAATTCATGCTGGCAGTGATGGCAGTAATTCCCTGTCAACAAGATATATAAATGACTTCAATCTG CGAACAAGAGAGGAGCAGGATAAGTTGGAGGATCAGAATGAAGAGGAGGAAGTGGAGAGCATTAAAAATCCCAAGTGGAATGCCTCTAAAGCAGTAGCCATGTTGCTTTTGGGCACAGTTGTTGCTGCTATATTTGCCGATCCCCTTGTTGATGCTGTTGACAACTTCTCCACTGCTACAAGCATCCCTTCTTTCTTTGTCTCATTTGTTGTTCTTCCTTTTGCTAGCTCCAGTGAAGCAGTATCAGCCATGATCTTTGCCAGCAGAAAGAAGTTGAGGACTGCTTCTTTAACATTTTCTGAG ATTTATGGGTCAGTGACAATGGGCAACATCCTTAGCTTGTCTGTCTTCTTGGGTCTCATCTACTTTCGCCAGTTGACATGGGACTTCGCATCTGAGGTGCTGATTATTCTGATAGTATGCATACTGATGGGAGTCTTTGCTGGTACCCGTACAACTTTCCCTCTTTGGACAAGCTTGATGGCCTTCCTGCTTTACCCATTATCCTTGGTGTTGGTGTATGTTCTTGACAATTATTTGGGATGGTCATAG
- the LOC100266056 gene encoding uncharacterized protein LOC100266056 has translation MSSPSDSQGPDEALITQNPSMPTEQHPQSQAQTLSLKTLTLEIADPQNPEPSEQSHPQHQQISIEDDQDDPEGTSPSSSSISVSHITITIPDSSAPQNPPLTTPTNARRSLKRKKGAQYKRRTALEKFQQQKLGALIKTLNPIPFVPNKTLDFSKHESLLNRLGLWEFVHIEFDQTIRTDLLAQLIANYTQSARGSVVNGAKIKVNRADLARAMKLPVKKEKVSASSEGVLEAPAAEEAIGFIEDLVSNWVLLHEDTWMMPTEVLTWTRVIKEGHPEKVDWAGLIWFMVEKELHAEELVNCYYASHLQCLIRAQKEELLRAEAKDEVEVKEEEDGGDVEMGEEGDFPDREADDDDVKMDEDVKLDEEVKMDENVKMDEDVKMDKDVKVDEYVKVGEDVKVDEDVKVDEDVKVDEDVKVDEDVKVDEDLKVDEDLKTVGLDDIQGHELEEHNIQLRLGQDGVGKEKVKDEDNMDFDECKEQEPGQWFLDGKNDDNEPYLRPCTLDDLKGSVCDEERKQEEDEEEEGEEEEEQDRGFNLSPKCGNLAGLSSENLIHAMEASQVPFNSSVQLRDHSSMELLSSRAEANMIPGGPSIFSNSSKRDISHEHDISHQSLNSSHKRLRSDFDMCMEQIEHWMGKAKMLHQAKEQAYAESSMNQQFLIGELQQRDNLIELLQKAKFEEFQKREVETYRRDRELFVMGNLLESYRKALRETQRAFSEYRAHCPLPDEPLYNDVGETGGVVLSTMELEKQRRRQEEEYRMNCLLVEQKIKDFEVVWFNKLELHLNVVHMLDSRLMDAEKHVKLLKESYAKRKVSETSEPAPKE, from the coding sequence ATGTCCTCTCCTTCCGATTCTCAGGGTCCGGATGAGGCTCTCATCACCCAAAACCCTAGCATGCCCACTGAACAACATCCACAATCTCAAGCTCAAACTCTCTCCcttaaaaccctaaccctagaaaTCGCCGATCCCCAAAACCCTGAACCAAGTGAACAGTCACACCCTCAACACCAGCAAATCTCTATCGAAGATGATCAAGATGACCCAGAAGGTACGtctccttcttcttcatcaATTTCCGTTTCACACATCACCATCACCATCCCCGACTCATCTGCCCCTCAAAATCCTCCTCTCACCACGCCCACCAATGCTCGCCGTTCACTCAAGCGCAAGAAGGGAGCTCAGTACAAGCGACGTACTGCTCTTGAAAAATTTCAGCAGCAGAAACTTGGTGCActtattaaaaccctaaatccgATCCCCTTTGTGCCTAATAAAACCCTAGATTTTTCCAAGCATGAGTCGCTGCTTAATCGTCTTGGGTTGTGGGAATTTGTTCATATTGAGTTTGATCAGACCATTCGCACAGATCTTCTTGCGCAGTTGATTGCAAATTATACGCAGAGTGCGAGAGGCAGTGTTGTTAATGGGGCTAAGATTAAGGTCAATAGGGCTGATCTTGCTCGGGCGATGAAGTTGCCGGTGAAGAAGGAGAAGGTCAGTGCATCGTCGGAGGGTGTCTTGGAGGCTCCGGCGGCAGAGGAGGCGATTGGATTTATTGAGGATTTGGTCTCAAATTGGGTGCTTTTACACGAGGATACGTGGATGATGCCAACGGAGGTTTTGACTTGGACGCGGGTGATTAAGGAGGGGCACCCGGAGAAGGTAGATTGGGCGGGGTTGATATGGTTTATGGTGGAGAAGGAGTTGCATGCAGAAGAATTGGTGAATTGTTACTATGCTTCACATTTGCAGTGTTTGATAAGAGCACAAAAGGAGGAGCTTTTGAGGGCAGAGGCTAAGGATGAGGTTGAAGTGAAGGAGGAAGAGGATGGTGGTGATGTGGAGATGGGTGAGGAGGGTGATTTTCCAGATCGTGAAgcagatgatgatgatgtgaaGATGGATGAAGATGTGAAGTTGGATGAAGAGGTGAAGATGgatgaaaatgtgaaaatggATGAAGATGTGAAGATGGATAAAGATGTGAAGGTGGATGAGTATGTGAAGGTGGGTGAGGATGTGAAGGTGGATGAAGATGTGAAGGTGGATGAAGATGTGAAGGTGGATGAGGATGTGAAGGTGGATGAAGATGTGAAGGTGGATGAAGATTTGAAGGTGGATGAAGATTTGAAGACTGTGGGCTTGGATGATATTCAAGGACATGAATTGGAGGAACATAATATTCAATTACGTTTGGGTCAAGATGGCGTTGGGAAGGAAAAGGTAAAGGATGAGGACAATATGGATTTTGATGAGTGCAAGGAGCAAGAACCTGGGCAGTGGTTCTTGGACGGGAAGAATGATGATAATGAACCATACTTGCGTCCTTGTACTCTTGATGACCTTAAGGGTTCAGTTTGTGATGAGGAAAGGaaacaagaagaagatgaagaagaagaaggagaagaggaagaagagcaGGATCGTGGTTTTAATCTTTCACCAAAATGTGGCAATTTAGCTGGTCTATCCTCGGAGAACCTTATTCACGCAATGGAAGCATCACAAGTTCCTTTTAATTCATCAGTGCAGCTTCGTGATCATTCTTCCATGGAGCTTCTCTCATCAAGGGCTGAAGCAAATATGATTCCAGGGGGTCCATCCATTTTCAGTAACTCTAGCAAGAGAGATATCAGCCATGAACATGATATTTCTCATCAATCTCTAAATAGTAGTCATAAGAGGTTGAGGAGTGACTTTGACATGTGTATGGAGCAAATAGAGCATTGGATGGGAAAGGCCAAGATGCTTCATCAGGCAAAAGAACAAGCTTATGCTGAATCAAGTATGAATCAGCAATTCTTAATTGGTGAGCTGCAACAGCGAGACAACCTGATTGAACTTTTGCAGAAAGCCAAGTTTGAGGAGTTTCAGAAAAGAGAAGTGGAAACATACCGGCGGGATCGTGAACTTTTTGTGATGGGAAATCTCTTAGAGAGCTATAGGAAGGCTTTAAGAGAAACACAGCGGGCATTTTCTGAATATAGAGCACACTGTCCACTTCCTGATGAGCCACTTTACAATGATGTTGGTGAGACAGGGGGTGTTGTTCTGAGCACCATGGAATTGGAAAAACAACGTCGGAGGCAGGAAGAAGAATATAGGATGAACTGTTTGCTGGTGGAACAAAAGATTAAGGACTTTGAGGTTGTGTGGTTCAACAAATTAGAATTGCATCTGAATGTGGTTCATATGCTTGATAGCAGGTTGATGGATGCTGAGAAGCATGTAAAACTTCTCAAGGAATCATATGCTAAACGGAAGGTTTCAGAAACATCAGAACCTGCTCCAAAAGAATGA